One genomic segment of Amycolatopsis sp. Hca4 includes these proteins:
- a CDS encoding helix-turn-helix domain-containing protein, which produces MSQEFSHRVVAIVTEQSNPFEMGVATELFGLRRPELGRPWYDFTLCAAAPDVRMNLGMFTLSGVAGLEAADTADTLIVPARPDTDVPTDPAIIAAVRRAADRGARLVSFCTGALALAEAGVLDGKRATTHWQWAASLAARFPKVRWEPDVLFVDEGNVLTAAGSAASLDLGLHLINRDHGAEVVNAVSRRLVFTGHRDGGQRQFIARPVPAVPETSLAPVLAWALERLDQPLTVSDLASRAATSPATLHRKFRAELGTTPLAWLTTERVSLACRLIERGELRLDRVAASSGFGTAANLRAQLRRHTGLSPSAYRRRFGPAA; this is translated from the coding sequence ATGTCGCAAGAATTCTCGCACCGGGTCGTCGCGATCGTCACCGAGCAGTCGAACCCGTTCGAGATGGGCGTGGCCACCGAGCTGTTCGGCCTCCGCCGCCCCGAGCTGGGCCGGCCCTGGTACGACTTCACGCTCTGCGCGGCGGCGCCGGACGTCCGGATGAACCTCGGCATGTTCACGCTCTCCGGCGTCGCGGGTCTCGAGGCGGCCGACACCGCGGACACCCTGATCGTCCCGGCCCGCCCGGACACCGACGTCCCGACGGACCCGGCGATCATCGCCGCGGTCCGCCGCGCGGCCGACCGCGGTGCCCGTCTGGTCAGCTTCTGCACCGGCGCGCTCGCCCTCGCCGAAGCGGGCGTGCTCGACGGCAAGCGCGCGACCACCCACTGGCAGTGGGCCGCTTCGCTGGCCGCCCGGTTCCCCAAGGTGCGGTGGGAGCCGGACGTGCTGTTCGTCGACGAGGGCAACGTCCTCACCGCGGCCGGCAGCGCGGCTTCGCTGGACCTGGGCCTGCACCTCATCAACCGGGACCACGGGGCCGAGGTGGTCAACGCGGTGAGCCGCCGCCTGGTGTTCACCGGCCACCGCGACGGCGGCCAGCGGCAGTTCATCGCCCGCCCGGTCCCGGCGGTCCCGGAGACGTCGCTGGCCCCGGTGCTGGCGTGGGCACTGGAGCGGCTGGACCAGCCCCTGACGGTGTCGGACCTGGCGTCCCGAGCGGCGACGAGCCCGGCAACGCTGCACCGGAAGTTCCGCGCGGAACTGGGCACGACGCCGCTGGCGTGGCTGACGACGGAACGGGTCTCGCTGGCCTGCCGCTTGATCGAGCGCGGCGAGCTGAGACTGGACCGGGTAGCGGCATCGAGCGGCTTCGGAACGGCGGCGAACTTGCGGGCGCAGTTGCGGCGTCACACGGGCCTCAGCCCGAGCGCGTATCGCCGCCGCTTCGGCCCGGCGGCGTGA
- a CDS encoding LLM class flavin-dependent oxidoreductase, protein MKTATTVEFSTDTRATLDFVLEAEKLGLDVCWVAEAWGSDAPSALGYLAARTDRIRLGSGIIQLGTRTPVAIAQAALTLADLSGGRFALGLGPSGPQVIEGLHGVPFAKPLTRMRETVEIIRQAFAGEKISYSGKVFEIPLPGEARPMRLSTAPNPDIPIYLATLSPKLLELTGEVADGWLGTSFVPEGADAYFAHLDAGLAKAGRKRADIDVCQGAEVAFADNEDELRTLVGSRKKELAFSLGGMGSATTNFYNDAYSRQGWADVAAEVRERWQAGDREGATALVTDEMVLGTTLIGTEEMVRDRLRVWREAGIDTVRLYPAGETLEARLMTLGRALELT, encoded by the coding sequence ATGAAGACCGCGACCACCGTCGAGTTCTCCACGGACACCCGCGCGACGCTGGACTTCGTGCTGGAGGCGGAAAAACTCGGCCTCGACGTCTGCTGGGTGGCTGAAGCCTGGGGCTCGGACGCGCCGTCCGCGCTCGGCTACCTCGCCGCCCGCACCGACCGGATCCGGCTCGGTTCCGGGATCATCCAGCTCGGCACGCGCACGCCGGTCGCCATCGCGCAGGCCGCCCTCACCCTCGCCGACCTGTCCGGCGGCCGGTTCGCGCTCGGGCTCGGGCCGTCCGGGCCGCAGGTGATCGAAGGCCTGCACGGCGTCCCGTTCGCCAAGCCGCTGACGCGCATGCGCGAGACCGTCGAGATCATCCGCCAGGCGTTCGCCGGGGAGAAGATTTCGTATTCCGGCAAGGTGTTCGAGATCCCGCTGCCCGGCGAAGCCCGCCCGATGCGGCTGTCCACCGCCCCGAACCCGGACATCCCGATCTACCTCGCGACGCTGTCGCCGAAGCTCCTGGAGCTCACCGGCGAGGTCGCGGACGGCTGGCTGGGCACCAGCTTCGTGCCCGAAGGCGCCGACGCGTACTTCGCGCACCTCGATGCCGGGCTCGCGAAGGCGGGCCGCAAGCGTGCGGACATCGACGTCTGTCAGGGCGCCGAAGTCGCCTTCGCGGACAACGAAGACGAGCTGCGCACCCTGGTCGGCAGCCGCAAGAAGGAGCTGGCGTTCAGCCTCGGCGGGATGGGCTCGGCCACCACGAACTTCTACAACGACGCCTACAGCCGTCAGGGCTGGGCGGACGTCGCCGCCGAGGTCCGCGAACGCTGGCAGGCCGGCGACCGCGAAGGCGCGACCGCGCTCGTCACGGACGAGATGGTCCTCGGCACGACGTTGATCGGCACCGAGGAGATGGTCCGCGACCGGCTGCGCGTCTGGCGCGAGGCCGGGATCGACACCGTCCGGCTGTACCCGGCCGGCGAAACGCTGGAAGCGCGTCTCATGACGCTCGGCCGCGCATTGGAGCTGACATGA
- a CDS encoding GNAT family N-acetyltransferase — MLTVVPADQASWDDLLAIFGDRGDPARCRCQYFKDTPAEWCSGTAEDRAERLRAQTADHATGLVAHLDGEPAGWCAVEPRTAYRRLLTSRLVWAGRDEDKADDGVWAVTCFVTRKGFRRRGVSAALAKAAGDFARERGARAVEGYPMVVEPGEKLAWPGELFVGAVGIFADAGFTEVSRPTARRVVMRLTC; from the coding sequence ATGCTGACTGTCGTGCCTGCCGACCAGGCGTCGTGGGACGACCTGCTGGCGATCTTCGGCGATCGCGGCGATCCCGCCCGCTGTCGCTGCCAGTACTTCAAGGACACCCCTGCCGAGTGGTGCTCGGGCACCGCCGAAGACCGGGCCGAGCGGTTGCGCGCGCAGACGGCCGACCACGCCACCGGGCTCGTCGCCCACCTCGACGGCGAGCCCGCGGGCTGGTGCGCGGTCGAGCCCCGCACGGCCTACCGCCGCCTGCTCACCAGCCGGCTGGTCTGGGCCGGCCGTGACGAGGACAAGGCGGACGACGGCGTCTGGGCCGTCACCTGCTTCGTCACCCGCAAGGGCTTCCGGCGCCGAGGGGTGAGTGCGGCCCTGGCGAAGGCGGCAGGGGACTTCGCCCGCGAGCGAGGCGCGCGGGCGGTCGAGGGCTATCCGATGGTCGTCGAACCCGGGGAGAAGCTCGCCTGGCCCGGCGAACTGTTCGTCGGCGCCGTCGGCATCTTCGCCGACGCGGGCTTCACCGAAGTCAGCCGTCCGACTGCGCGGCGGGTCGTCATGCGGCTGACCTGCTGA
- a CDS encoding helix-turn-helix domain-containing protein produces the protein MKRTSFAQWPCSIARTMDLLGDWWTPLVLRDAFYGVRRFDEFQQALGIARNTLADRLKRLVDEGLLEKVPYQTEPVRYDYVLTEKGRDFYPVLLAMTRWGDKWLATEAGPPITVHHLACGHDTHAEIVCAECREPMTPDDTRMRRGPGFPPRLAQRPDVEERFARQE, from the coding sequence ATGAAACGGACGTCGTTCGCGCAGTGGCCGTGCTCCATCGCGCGCACCATGGATCTTCTCGGCGACTGGTGGACCCCGCTCGTGCTGCGGGACGCCTTCTACGGTGTCCGCCGCTTCGACGAGTTCCAGCAGGCGCTCGGCATCGCGCGCAACACCCTCGCCGACCGGCTCAAGCGGCTGGTCGACGAGGGGCTCCTCGAGAAGGTGCCGTACCAGACCGAGCCTGTCCGCTACGACTACGTGCTCACCGAGAAGGGCCGTGACTTCTACCCGGTGCTGCTCGCGATGACCCGCTGGGGCGACAAGTGGCTCGCGACCGAGGCCGGCCCGCCGATCACCGTGCACCACCTCGCCTGCGGGCACGACACGCACGCCGAAATCGTCTGCGCGGAGTGCCGGGAACCGATGACGCCGGACGACACGCGGATGCGCCGCGGCCCCGGCTTCCCGCCGCGGCTGGCGCAGCGGCCGGACGTCGAGGAGCGCTTCGCCCGGCAAGAGTGA
- a CDS encoding cupin domain-containing protein, with the protein MNPIDLNEVLASFDAAWSPRIVTRVNDYDIRLARFDGEHVWHVHENTDEFFLVLDGEIEIGVRDPDERVVTLGRGQVFVVPKGTFHKPSSKGGASVLLVEPAGTLSVGDVHDEVPEHVDVTTGHLV; encoded by the coding sequence ATGAACCCGATCGACCTGAACGAAGTCCTCGCGAGCTTCGACGCCGCTTGGAGCCCGCGCATCGTGACCCGCGTCAACGACTACGACATCCGCCTCGCCCGGTTCGACGGCGAGCACGTCTGGCACGTCCACGAGAACACCGACGAGTTCTTCCTCGTGCTCGACGGCGAGATCGAGATCGGGGTGCGCGACCCGGACGAACGCGTGGTCACGCTGGGCCGCGGGCAGGTCTTCGTGGTGCCGAAGGGCACGTTCCACAAGCCGTCTTCGAAGGGCGGCGCGAGCGTGCTGCTCGTCGAGCCGGCGGGAACGCTGTCGGTCGGCGACGTGCACGACGAGGTGCCCGAGCACGTCGACGTCACCACGGGCCACCTGGTCTAA
- a CDS encoding SRPBCC family protein: protein MEWTGARYADLPTAEVSTWIDAAPEDVWPVVSDITLMPELSPELQSVEWCEEGRKFLGRSKHDAFGEWETTSYVVECEAPHVFSWAVQDPDRPSAVWKFTLEPDGGGTRLSQWMRMGPGRSGLSFAIDRMPEKEQKIVFVRMREFETAMQGNLAAIKARIESR from the coding sequence ATGGAGTGGACGGGTGCGCGGTACGCCGACCTGCCGACGGCCGAGGTTTCGACCTGGATCGACGCCGCGCCCGAGGACGTCTGGCCGGTGGTCTCGGACATCACGCTGATGCCCGAGCTGAGCCCGGAGCTCCAGTCCGTCGAGTGGTGCGAAGAAGGCCGCAAGTTCCTCGGCCGCAGCAAGCACGACGCGTTCGGCGAGTGGGAGACCACCTCGTACGTCGTCGAATGCGAAGCGCCGCACGTGTTCTCGTGGGCCGTTCAGGACCCCGACCGACCCAGCGCCGTCTGGAAGTTCACCCTCGAACCGGACGGCGGTGGCACGCGGCTGAGCCAGTGGATGCGGATGGGCCCGGGCCGGTCCGGGCTGTCGTTCGCCATCGACCGGATGCCGGAAAAGGAACAGAAGATCGTCTTCGTCCGGATGCGGGAGTTCGAGACGGCGATGCAGGGCAACCTCGCCGCGATCAAGGCCCGGATCGAAAGCCGATGA